One Bacteroidota bacterium genomic window carries:
- the bamD gene encoding outer membrane protein assembly factor BamD, whose translation MIYLCAMIRNRNKLIGLFLVALLTLSACSKYSKLLKSTDYELKYKEALKYYEEKEYLKAIGLFEELIPIYRGTSKAEKVYYYYAYCHYGQEDYIMAGYYFSSFSKTFPNSKHTEEAEFLAAYCYYMDSPKSSLDQSNTYKAIEELQLFINRHPESEKIEESNELIDKLRHKLEKKSYDNALLYFNIGDYKAAIFAIKTSLKDFPDSKYREKLLLFQLKSYYLLAINSIESKKNERFQSAIDSYYELIDEFPNCSDKKNAEKIYENTRNKLSNK comes from the coding sequence ATGATATATCTTTGCGCCATGATTAGAAATAGAAATAAGTTAATTGGTTTATTCTTAGTAGCTTTGCTTACCTTATCAGCTTGTAGTAAATATTCAAAATTGCTAAAAAGCACCGATTATGAATTAAAATATAAAGAGGCTTTAAAATATTATGAAGAAAAAGAATACTTAAAAGCCATTGGTTTATTCGAAGAACTTATTCCTATTTACAGAGGTACCTCAAAAGCCGAAAAAGTATATTATTATTATGCATATTGTCACTATGGACAGGAAGATTATATAATGGCTGGTTACTATTTCTCAAGCTTTTCAAAAACCTTTCCGAACAGCAAACACACGGAAGAAGCTGAATTTTTGGCAGCCTATTGCTATTATATGGATTCTCCAAAATCAAGTCTCGATCAATCGAATACATACAAAGCCATCGAAGAACTTCAGCTTTTTATCAATAGGCATCCCGAAAGCGAAAAAATTGAAGAGTCGAATGAATTAATTGATAAGCTTAGACATAAACTTGAAAAAAAATCGTACGATAATGCACTTTTGTACTTTAATATTGGAGATTATAAAGCAGCAATTTTTGCAATAAAAACAAGCTTAAAAGATTTTCCAGATTCAAAATACCGAGAAAAACTCTTACTTTTTCAATTAAAATCATACTATTTATTAGCAATAAATAGTATCGAATCTAAGAAAAATGAAAGATTTCAATCAGCTATTGATTCCTACTACGAACTAATTGATGAATTTCCGAACTGCTCGGATAAAAAAAATGCAGAAAAAATATACGAAAACACAAGAAATAAATTAAGTAATAAGTAA
- a CDS encoding DNA-directed RNA polymerase subunit omega — protein MDYKKSTAPLSTITRDLNVLEGDTGNIYETLSIIAKRSNQISSEIKKELSSKLDEFASFTDNLEEVFENREQIEISKFYEKLPKPTLIASEEYMEKKIYYRNPAKDKKPDTPLSE, from the coding sequence ATGGATTATAAAAAATCAACAGCTCCTTTAAGTACAATTACTCGCGACTTAAATGTTTTAGAAGGCGATACCGGGAATATTTATGAAACTCTTTCAATAATTGCAAAACGTTCAAATCAGATTTCTTCTGAAATAAAAAAAGAATTAAGCTCTAAGCTTGATGAATTTGCTTCTTTTACCGACAATCTTGAAGAAGTTTTTGAAAACAGGGAACAAATTGAAATATCAAAGTTTTACGAAAAACTTCCTAAACCAACTTTAATTGCTTCTGAAGAATATATGGAGAAAAAAATATATTACAGAAATCCAGCAAAAGATAAAAAACCTGATACTCCTCTGAGCGAATAG
- a CDS encoding DUF4835 family protein, whose product MKKIAFIFLLNFLIVSIFAQEFDCKVQVMSQQIQGTNKQIFRTLQSEIYEFMNNKKWTEHVFGISEKIDCNIMITLTEEISVDEFKGKIQIQARRPVYNSSYNSVLLNYVDNNFHIRYVEFEPLEFNETGTSSNLVNILAYYSYVILGFDYDTFGMLGGSTFFQKAEQIVSKSQNAQERGWKAFESLRNRYWLIDNLLDDNYKEVRECSYRYHRLGLDIMSEKVNDGRSEIAESLKLLQTAHRKKPGSFLMQVFFDAKADEIVNIFSQSFPDEKNRVIQILTEVDPANSTKYNKIKSGEQGSTTQGTSGVGGKY is encoded by the coding sequence ATGAAAAAAATTGCATTTATTTTTCTTTTAAATTTTCTAATAGTAAGCATTTTTGCTCAGGAATTTGATTGTAAAGTTCAAGTTATGTCCCAGCAGATTCAAGGAACTAACAAACAAATATTCAGGACATTACAAAGCGAAATATACGAGTTCATGAATAACAAAAAGTGGACAGAACACGTTTTTGGGATTAGCGAAAAAATTGATTGCAATATTATGATCACGCTTACCGAAGAAATTTCGGTTGATGAATTTAAAGGAAAAATTCAAATTCAAGCTCGCCGACCAGTTTACAATTCTTCGTACAATTCAGTCCTACTTAACTATGTTGACAATAATTTTCACATCAGATATGTTGAATTTGAACCTCTCGAATTTAATGAAACAGGAACATCATCGAATTTAGTCAATATTCTGGCATATTATTCATATGTAATTTTAGGATTCGATTACGACACCTTCGGAATGTTAGGTGGTTCAACGTTTTTTCAAAAAGCCGAACAAATAGTTTCGAAATCGCAAAATGCTCAAGAGAGAGGTTGGAAAGCCTTCGAAAGCTTGCGAAACAGATACTGGTTGATTGACAATCTATTGGACGACAACTATAAAGAAGTGAGAGAATGCTCTTATCGTTACCATCGTTTAGGATTAGATATTATGAGCGAAAAAGTAAATGATGGCAGATCGGAAATTGCTGAAAGTTTGAAACTCCTGCAAACTGCCCATAGAAAAAAACCCGGATCGTTCTTAATGCAAGTTTTTTTCGACGCTAAAGCCGACGAAATAGTGAATATTTTTTCGCAGTCTTTCCCCGATGAAAAAAATAGGGTAATTCAAATTCTTACTGAAGTAGATCCGGCAAACTCCACAAAATATAACAAAATTAAATCAGGCGAACAAGGCAGTACAACTCAGGGTACGTCAGGTGTGGGCGGAAAGTATTAG
- the recN gene encoding DNA repair protein RecN, translating into MLKSLIIKNYTLIEHLEIDFNNGFSIITGETGAGKSIIIGALSLLFGQRAESSIIKSDTKKCIIEGEFSVSEFKLDSFFSENDIDNEQVLLIRREINSNGKSRAFINDTPVNINILKTLRLQIIDIHSQHQNLLLNNTNFQLQLIDSFSKQLKAISNFQSQYFRLQELKKKHKTLKETEEKSAKELDYLLYQLNELEKANLQTEEQENFEKELETLNHAEEINLNFAEAEEILLGSNAVLSQLKKINNNIDKTIKYVADSAELYKRIESCFFELKDVGDEIEKLNSNIEIDPEKIDFIKQRLDLIYNLQLKHRVNSVSELLDIQDKLKAHILKISSFDEEIQILEKEIFELEKKTVNSAMEISENRKKAIPSIENKITEMLKLLGMPDVEFKIELSDKPELSETGFNNISLLFSANKMIALQDITKVASGGEISRVMLSIKALLAKSLVLPTIVFDEIDSGISSEIASKMGDILKNMSEQIQVINITHLPQIAAKGDIHYYVFKNAENKRTTTKIKILNHKERIEEIAKMLSGESVSDAAFDNARELLKN; encoded by the coding sequence ATGTTAAAAAGTCTGATAATAAAAAATTATACATTAATTGAACATTTAGAAATAGATTTTAACAATGGATTTTCTATTATTACCGGCGAAACAGGAGCAGGAAAATCAATTATTATTGGAGCATTATCTCTGCTTTTTGGTCAAAGAGCTGAATCTTCAATAATTAAATCTGACACAAAAAAGTGCATAATCGAAGGAGAATTTTCGGTTTCAGAATTCAAGTTAGATAGCTTCTTTTCAGAAAATGATATTGACAATGAACAAGTTTTGCTAATCAGACGCGAAATAAATTCAAACGGAAAGTCAAGAGCATTTATTAACGATACTCCCGTAAACATCAATATTTTAAAGACACTCAGGCTTCAAATTATTGATATTCATTCGCAGCACCAAAATTTATTGTTGAACAATACGAATTTTCAATTGCAATTGATTGATTCTTTTTCAAAACAATTAAAAGCAATAAGCAATTTTCAATCACAATATTTCAGACTTCAAGAATTAAAAAAGAAACATAAAACATTAAAGGAAACTGAAGAAAAATCAGCTAAAGAACTCGATTATTTGTTATATCAATTAAATGAGTTAGAGAAAGCAAATTTACAAACAGAGGAGCAAGAAAACTTCGAGAAAGAGCTCGAGACCTTAAATCATGCAGAGGAGATTAATTTAAATTTTGCGGAAGCAGAGGAGATTTTATTGGGTTCAAACGCAGTTCTTTCACAACTTAAAAAAATAAACAATAATATTGACAAAACTATAAAGTATGTTGCAGATTCAGCAGAGCTTTATAAGCGAATTGAAAGTTGCTTTTTTGAATTGAAAGATGTTGGCGATGAAATTGAAAAACTTAATAGCAACATTGAAATAGATCCTGAAAAGATTGATTTTATTAAACAAAGGTTAGACTTAATTTATAATTTACAACTTAAGCATAGAGTAAATTCAGTTTCAGAATTATTAGATATTCAGGATAAACTGAAAGCTCATATTTTAAAAATTTCTTCTTTCGATGAAGAAATACAAATACTTGAAAAAGAAATTTTTGAGCTTGAAAAAAAGACTGTAAATAGTGCTATGGAAATTTCGGAAAATCGCAAAAAAGCCATTCCTTCAATTGAAAACAAAATAACTGAAATGCTCAAATTGCTTGGAATGCCAGACGTTGAATTTAAGATAGAACTTTCTGATAAACCTGAACTTTCTGAAACAGGCTTCAACAATATTAGTTTGCTTTTTTCTGCAAACAAAATGATAGCTTTGCAAGACATTACAAAAGTTGCTTCTGGCGGTGAAATATCTCGTGTTATGCTAAGTATCAAAGCTTTATTGGCAAAATCTTTAGTTCTTCCTACAATAGTTTTCGATGAAATAGATTCAGGAATTTCAAGCGAAATTGCTTCAAAAATGGGAGATATTTTAAAAAATATGTCTGAACAAATTCAAGTAATAAATATAACACATTTGCCACAAATTGCAGCAAAGGGAGACATTCACTATTATGTTTTCAAAAATGCGGAAAACAAAAGAACAACTACAAAGATTAAGATATTGAATCACAAAGAAAGAATTGAAGAAATTGCAAAAATGCTGAGCGGAGAAAGTGTTTCTGATGCTGCCTTCGACAATGCACGCGAACTTCTTAAAAACTAA
- a CDS encoding isoprenylcysteine carboxylmethyltransferase family protein, giving the protein MNKKRSIFGIGIYWAIVSIIYSIIVVFVNIVFFERLIIRDVPMLLLDTFGIGLLAFGLIMMIVSIITFRIAFKNNKLITKGIYSIVRHPLYSSIILLIVPGIVILTKLILGLTVPVFMLIAYKFMIYKEEHELFLEFGNDYIVYRNQTNALIPKLN; this is encoded by the coding sequence ATGAATAAAAAGAGAAGTATTTTTGGAATAGGCATATATTGGGCAATAGTTTCGATAATATATTCTATTATTGTAGTTTTTGTAAATATTGTTTTCTTCGAAAGACTGATAATCAGAGATGTACCTATGCTTCTTTTAGACACTTTTGGAATTGGTTTACTTGCATTTGGACTTATTATGATGATCGTTTCAATAATTACATTTAGAATTGCATTCAAAAATAATAAACTAATTACCAAAGGAATATATAGCATTGTCAGGCACCCATTATACTCTTCAATAATTTTGCTTATTGTTCCCGGTATTGTAATTCTCACCAAATTAATTTTGGGACTAACAGTTCCTGTTTTTATGCTCATAGCTTATAAATTCATGATTTACAAAGAAGAACATGAACTATTTTTGGAATTTGGCAACGATTATATAGTATATAGAAATCAAACAAATGCTTTAATACCAAAATTGAATTGA
- a CDS encoding enoyl-ACP reductase, with translation MAYNLLKGKKGIIFGALNNSSIAWHIAERAYEEGAEFVLTNTPVSMRFGEISELAKKCNTQVIPADATNVKDLENLISKTMEIFGGKIDFILHSIGMSLNVRKGRLYDDLNYDFFHKTLDISAISFHKMLQVARKLDAINNWGSVVALSYVASQRTLYGYNDMGDAKSLLESITRSFGYIYGRDKNIRVNTISQSPTKTTAGSGVKGIDGLMDFTEKMSPLGNATAEECADFCITLFSDLTKKITMQNLFHDGGFSNMGMSLKAMQTYNLSLKEEENE, from the coding sequence ATGGCTTATAATTTATTAAAAGGGAAAAAAGGAATAATTTTTGGAGCACTAAATAACAGTTCTATTGCCTGGCATATTGCCGAACGAGCTTACGAAGAAGGGGCAGAATTTGTTCTTACAAATACTCCTGTTTCAATGAGATTTGGCGAAATTTCTGAACTTGCGAAAAAATGTAACACCCAGGTTATTCCGGCAGATGCAACAAATGTAAAAGACTTAGAAAATCTTATATCAAAAACAATGGAGATTTTTGGTGGAAAAATCGACTTTATTCTTCATTCAATCGGAATGTCCTTAAATGTTAGAAAAGGCAGACTCTACGATGATTTAAATTACGACTTTTTTCATAAAACATTGGATATATCAGCAATATCATTTCATAAAATGTTGCAAGTTGCGCGAAAACTCGATGCTATCAATAATTGGGGCTCAGTAGTGGCCTTATCATATGTTGCTTCGCAGCGAACTTTATACGGATATAATGACATGGGAGATGCAAAATCTTTGCTTGAATCTATAACCAGAAGTTTTGGATACATTTATGGCAGAGATAAAAATATTCGTGTGAATACAATTTCTCAGTCTCCAACAAAAACTACAGCCGGAAGTGGCGTAAAAGGCATTGATGGATTGATGGATTTTACGGAAAAAATGTCGCCTCTCGGAAATGCCACCGCTGAAGAATGCGCTGACTTTTGCATAACTTTATTCTCAGACTTAACGAAAAAAATCACCATGCAAAACCTCTTTCACGATGGAGGATTTTCGAATATGGGAATGAGCCTAAAAGCAATGCAAACCTATAATTTAAGCTTGAAAGAAGAGGAAAACGAATAA
- a CDS encoding DUF3575 domain-containing protein produces the protein MKKSFLALALIISISFIANNIYSQETNYARVNLLGLATTQFVGLGFEHNLNGYSTLCISADFGRYAKDSKKEFGQTLWKKQIIGFGITPAYRYYFRSRTHSRNPSGWFTGLYARYMDVKYTKESLTPLDDFSEKANNLGGGAILGYKYKKPDSPFFFETLVGLGWGISTLTGYESDILPKETNTWRYEFSIGYAF, from the coding sequence ATGAAAAAAAGTTTTTTAGCATTAGCCCTTATTATTTCAATTAGCTTCATTGCTAATAACATATATTCTCAAGAAACTAATTATGCAAGAGTCAATCTTTTAGGTCTTGCTACAACTCAATTTGTAGGTTTGGGATTCGAACACAATTTAAATGGCTACTCTACTCTTTGCATAAGTGCCGATTTCGGTCGTTACGCAAAAGACAGCAAGAAAGAATTTGGTCAGACATTATGGAAAAAACAAATTATAGGCTTTGGAATAACACCGGCATACAGATATTATTTCAGATCGAGAACACACAGTAGAAACCCATCTGGTTGGTTTACTGGACTCTATGCAAGATACATGGATGTAAAATATACTAAAGAATCCCTTACTCCTTTAGACGATTTTTCTGAAAAGGCAAATAATCTCGGAGGTGGAGCAATTCTTGGCTATAAATACAAAAAGCCCGATTCACCATTCTTCTTCGAAACACTTGTAGGCTTAGGTTGGGGAATATCAACCCTCACAGGATACGAAAGCGATATATTACCAAAGGAAACAAATACCTGGAGATATGAATTTTCAATTGGGTATGCATTCTAA
- a CDS encoding GntR family transcriptional regulator — MRMEIGKTNKLTVARNSDFGFYLIDDDKNEVLLPNSYVSEDLKIADDIEVFIYKDSENRIIATNLKPFIQLGEFAVLQAKDVNEYGAFMDWGLAKDLFVPFGEQTKKMEAGNWYLIYLLLDEETNRLIGSNKVKKFLHFDEIDVKQNDQVDLLLFDRTELGINAIVNNKYKGLIFNSDIHKNIQAGDKMSGFIKQVREDGKIDLSLEPIGYKNSIDINSEIIISALKNNNGLLELTDKSSPENIKYILGLSKKAFKKALGNLYKNKIVELHKNEIKLIK; from the coding sequence ATTAGAATGGAAATTGGAAAAACAAATAAACTTACTGTTGCCAGAAATAGTGATTTTGGCTTTTATCTTATTGACGATGATAAAAACGAAGTCCTATTGCCAAATTCGTATGTAAGCGAAGATTTAAAAATTGCTGACGACATAGAAGTTTTCATTTATAAAGACTCAGAAAATCGGATAATTGCTACAAATCTCAAACCTTTTATTCAGTTGGGAGAATTTGCTGTTTTGCAAGCCAAAGATGTAAACGAATACGGAGCATTCATGGACTGGGGATTGGCAAAAGATTTATTTGTTCCTTTTGGAGAACAAACAAAAAAAATGGAGGCTGGAAATTGGTATTTGATATATCTCCTTTTAGATGAAGAAACCAACCGATTGATTGGCTCCAATAAAGTGAAAAAGTTTTTACATTTCGATGAAATTGATGTAAAACAAAATGACCAAGTTGACCTACTTCTTTTCGACAGAACAGAACTTGGAATAAATGCAATTGTAAATAATAAATACAAAGGTTTAATATTTAATTCAGACATTCACAAAAACATTCAAGCTGGCGATAAAATGTCAGGATTTATAAAGCAGGTTCGAGAAGATGGGAAAATCGACCTAAGTTTAGAACCCATTGGTTACAAAAACAGTATTGATATAAATTCCGAAATTATAATATCGGCATTAAAAAACAATAATGGATTACTAGAATTGACAGATAAAAGTTCTCCTGAAAATATTAAATACATTTTAGGATTGAGTAAAAAAGCATTCAAAAAAGCCTTAGGAAATTTATATAAAAACAAAATAGTTGAATTACATAAAAATGAAATTAAATTGATAAAATAA
- a CDS encoding GNAT family N-acetyltransferase: MSLIIRKATNKDFPAILSLIKELADFEKAPEKVTNSIEQMKNEKDYFQAFVAENEENEIVGMAVYFFAYFTWVGKSLYLDDIYVKKSQRGKKIGTKLLKKIFEIAKAEECKRVRWQVLNWNIPAIEMYKKCNANLDDEWINCDFDLQGIREFKI, translated from the coding sequence ATGAGTCTCATCATAAGAAAAGCCACCAACAAAGATTTTCCAGCAATTCTTTCTTTAATAAAAGAACTTGCCGATTTTGAAAAAGCACCCGAGAAAGTTACAAATTCGATAGAGCAAATGAAAAATGAAAAAGACTATTTTCAGGCATTTGTTGCCGAAAACGAAGAGAATGAGATTGTTGGAATGGCTGTTTACTTTTTTGCATATTTTACATGGGTTGGAAAATCTTTATATTTAGACGATATTTATGTAAAGAAATCGCAACGTGGGAAAAAAATAGGAACCAAATTACTGAAAAAAATCTTTGAAATTGCAAAAGCTGAAGAATGCAAACGAGTTCGTTGGCAGGTACTTAATTGGAATATTCCGGCAATTGAAATGTATAAAAAATGCAATGCCAATTTAGACGATGAGTGGATAAATTGCGATTTCGATTTGCAGGGAATCAGAGAGTTTAAAATTTAA
- a CDS encoding inositol monophosphatase — MDIKKICEQTKSLAIEVGGFIRQESGKITKELIEVKGLHDFVTYVDKNAEEKIVAGLQKILPQAGYIVEEGSIVREGEKYNWIVDPLDGTTNFIHNIPPYAVSIALMEDEKIIMGVVYEISQNECFYSWKGAPAFLNGKEIEVSNKKKLMDSFLATGFPYYDYSKLNAYMKSMEELLKTTIGIRRLGSAATDLIYVACGRFDAFYEYSLSPWDVAAGAFIVEQAGGKVSDFCGGNNYIFGKEIIATNEFIFEEFLHILKKYFNLRNC; from the coding sequence ATGGACATTAAAAAAATTTGTGAACAAACAAAATCTTTGGCCATTGAAGTTGGTGGATTTATCCGCCAGGAATCAGGAAAAATAACAAAAGAATTAATTGAAGTAAAAGGCTTGCACGATTTTGTAACATATGTTGACAAAAACGCTGAAGAAAAAATTGTTGCAGGTTTGCAAAAGATTTTACCCCAAGCCGGATATATTGTCGAAGAAGGGAGCATTGTTAGAGAAGGAGAAAAATACAATTGGATAGTAGATCCGCTTGATGGGACTACAAACTTTATTCATAATATTCCCCCATACGCCGTCAGCATTGCTTTGATGGAAGATGAAAAAATTATTATGGGAGTTGTTTACGAAATTTCACAAAACGAATGTTTTTATTCATGGAAAGGGGCACCTGCTTTCTTAAATGGAAAAGAAATAGAAGTTTCAAATAAGAAGAAATTGATGGATTCGTTTTTAGCAACAGGTTTTCCATATTACGATTATTCAAAATTGAATGCGTATATGAAAAGTATGGAAGAACTTCTTAAAACAACCATAGGAATCAGAAGGCTTGGCTCGGCTGCTACAGACCTGATTTATGTTGCCTGTGGCAGGTTCGATGCCTTTTACGAATATAGTTTAAGTCCTTGGGACGTTGCTGCCGGTGCATTTATAGTAGAACAAGCCGGCGGAAAAGTCAGCGATTTTTGTGGAGGAAACAATTATATATTTGGGAAAGAAATTATAGCTACCAACGAATTTATTTTTGAAGAATTTCTGCATATATTGAAAAAATATTTTAATTTAAGAAATTGTTGA
- a CDS encoding PorT family protein gives MKKLLTFIIVLFVANSMVAQISVGPRLGVNIASHTYISDDKDIQKDFNDLSGSIVGASFGGVLNIKKDKSKEFQLELLMVQKGESFEIFDEKYKFRTSYLNLKPMWNWGGGDRRGNWFAYGQFGPYVGFWMGAKDVESGTKYEFEDIDTEYKELRHIRFDVGISIGAGFKYKVGPGYIDFNPRFSHGFAPQIIDDMKSYWTANLNRNFSLNFGYLIEL, from the coding sequence ATGAAGAAATTATTAACTTTTATTATTGTTTTATTTGTGGCAAATTCTATGGTTGCTCAAATTTCTGTAGGACCACGATTGGGAGTAAACATTGCTTCGCATACTTACATTTCTGATGATAAAGATATTCAGAAAGATTTTAACGACCTTTCTGGATCCATTGTTGGAGCAAGTTTTGGCGGTGTTCTCAATATTAAAAAAGATAAATCAAAAGAATTCCAACTTGAGCTACTTATGGTTCAGAAAGGAGAAAGCTTTGAAATTTTTGATGAAAAATATAAATTCAGAACAAGTTACCTGAATTTGAAACCAATGTGGAATTGGGGAGGTGGAGATAGAAGAGGAAATTGGTTTGCTTATGGACAGTTTGGACCTTATGTTGGATTTTGGATGGGCGCAAAAGATGTTGAGAGCGGCACAAAATATGAATTTGAAGATATAGATACGGAATATAAAGAACTAAGACATATAAGGTTCGATGTTGGGATTTCTATTGGAGCTGGTTTTAAATACAAAGTGGGACCGGGTTATATAGATTTTAATCCTCGCTTTTCGCATGGTTTTGCTCCACAAATAATTGATGATATGAAATCTTACTGGACAGCAAACTTAAACAGAAACTTTAGTCTGAATTTTGGATATTTGATAGAATTATAA